Proteins encoded in a region of the Agromyces protaetiae genome:
- a CDS encoding ABC transporter permease, translated as MSLITVGASRIGYETKGYFRSLDTVFFTFLFPVIMLAIFTAAFSSQGDITPGPGAEGVSFGAYYLPGLLAAGILLSGVQNLAVDIAMEKSDGTLKRLGGTPLSPVSYFLGKIGQVFVTGILQAALLLAVAVLAFGIALPTEPDKWLTFAWVFVLGIVTSALLGIALSALPRSGKSATAVIVPILLVLQFISGVYLQFTALPEWMQNIASLFPLKWMAQGMRAVFLPEDFAAAEQHGAWDLGWVAVWLVVWLIVGLVVSRLTFRWIRRDA; from the coding sequence ATGAGCCTGATCACCGTCGGCGCCTCGCGCATCGGCTACGAGACGAAGGGGTACTTCCGTTCGCTCGACACCGTCTTCTTCACCTTCCTGTTCCCCGTCATCATGCTCGCGATCTTCACCGCCGCGTTCAGCTCGCAGGGCGACATCACGCCGGGGCCGGGCGCGGAGGGCGTGAGCTTCGGCGCCTACTACCTGCCCGGGCTCCTCGCCGCGGGCATCCTGCTCTCCGGCGTGCAGAACCTCGCGGTCGACATCGCGATGGAGAAGAGCGACGGCACCCTGAAGCGGCTCGGCGGCACGCCCCTGTCGCCCGTGTCGTACTTCCTCGGGAAGATCGGGCAGGTCTTCGTGACCGGCATCCTGCAGGCGGCGCTGCTGCTCGCCGTCGCGGTCCTCGCGTTCGGCATCGCACTGCCCACCGAGCCCGACAAGTGGCTCACGTTCGCCTGGGTGTTCGTGCTCGGCATCGTCACCTCGGCACTGCTCGGCATCGCGCTCTCGGCGCTGCCGCGCAGCGGCAAGTCGGCAACCGCGGTCATCGTGCCGATCCTGCTCGTGCTGCAGTTCATCTCAGGCGTGTACCTGCAGTTCACCGCGCTGCCCGAATGGATGCAGAACATCGCGAGCCTCTTCCCGCTCAAGTGGATGGCGCAGGGCATGCGCGCCGTGTTCCTCCCCGAGGACTTCGCGGCGGCGGAGCAGCACGGCGCCTGGGACCTCGGCTGGGTCGCGGTCTGGCTCGTCGTCTGGCTCATCGTCGGCCTCGTCGTCAGCCGGCTCACATTCCGCTGGATCCGGCGCGACGCGTGA
- a CDS encoding ABC transporter ATP-binding protein, producing MQRTDSDLAVHVRGLRKVYGTFAAVDGIDLDIARGETFALLGPNGAGKSTTVEILEGYRSRTDGEVSVLGVDPARGGLDWKARLGIVLQSTAETPQFTVREQLRHFAGFYPDSRDVDEVISAVGLEQKAGTRISKLSGGQKRRVDVALGIIGRPELLFLDEPTTGFDPEARREFWGLIRGLKAEGTTIILTTHYLDEAAQLGDRGGVIIGGKLVEVGPIHELGGAEARVPIVRWRDRDGTAHEQRTEEPAQLVASLAEAAGGEPADLEVVRPSLEDIYLELVRGAGAAAPTSEEALA from the coding sequence ATGCAACGAACAGACTCCGACCTCGCGGTGCACGTGCGCGGGCTGCGCAAGGTGTACGGCACGTTCGCCGCTGTCGACGGCATCGACCTCGACATCGCGCGCGGCGAGACCTTCGCCCTGCTCGGACCGAACGGCGCGGGCAAGTCCACGACCGTCGAGATCCTCGAGGGCTACCGCAGCCGCACCGACGGCGAGGTCTCGGTACTCGGCGTCGACCCGGCGCGCGGCGGCCTCGACTGGAAGGCCCGACTCGGCATCGTGCTGCAGTCGACCGCAGAGACGCCCCAGTTCACGGTGCGCGAACAGCTGCGGCACTTCGCCGGCTTCTATCCGGACTCGCGCGACGTCGACGAGGTGATCTCGGCCGTCGGGCTCGAACAGAAGGCGGGCACCCGTATCAGCAAACTCTCGGGCGGCCAGAAGCGGCGCGTCGACGTCGCGCTCGGCATCATCGGCCGCCCGGAGCTGCTCTTCCTCGACGAGCCGACGACCGGGTTCGACCCTGAGGCGCGCCGCGAGTTCTGGGGGCTCATCCGCGGCCTCAAGGCCGAGGGCACGACGATCATCCTCACCACGCACTACCTCGACGAGGCCGCGCAGCTCGGCGACCGCGGGGGCGTGATCATCGGCGGCAAGCTCGTCGAGGTCGGCCCGATCCACGAGCTCGGCGGCGCCGAGGCGCGGGTGCCGATCGTGCGCTGGCGCGATCGCGACGGCACCGCACATGAACAGCGCACCGAGGAACCCGCTCAGCTCGTGGCCTCCCTCGCCGAGGCCGCCGGAGGCGAGCCGGCCGACCTCGAGGTCGTCCGGCCCAGCCTCGAAGACATCTATCTCGAACTCGTGCGCGGCGCCGGCGCCGCCGCACCCACCTCTGAGGAGGCCCTCGCATGA
- a CDS encoding LysE/ArgO family amino acid transporter, whose amino-acid sequence MDLSTFAAGLGLGLSLIIAIGAQNLFVLRQGIRREHVLAVALTCAISDLVLIFVGVSGVGAVLAAVPWLIDAVRWAGAAFLVGYGLLAARRALRPSGAALSVPAAEGASSEVDGRDARPEASGRSHAEVAVATRGATLTATLATCLALTWLNPHVYLDTVFLLGTIANTHGDGRWVFAAGAGLGSIAWFLALAYGARLLGGVLASPRAWRILDAVIAVVMIALGISLVLPH is encoded by the coding sequence GTGGACCTCTCGACCTTCGCCGCCGGACTCGGACTCGGCCTCTCGCTGATCATCGCGATCGGCGCGCAGAACCTGTTCGTGCTGCGCCAGGGCATCCGCCGCGAGCACGTGCTCGCCGTGGCACTGACCTGCGCGATCTCCGACCTCGTGCTGATCTTCGTCGGCGTCTCCGGGGTCGGCGCGGTGCTCGCCGCCGTGCCGTGGCTCATCGACGCCGTCCGCTGGGCCGGCGCGGCCTTCCTCGTCGGGTACGGGCTCCTTGCGGCACGCCGCGCGCTGCGGCCGAGCGGCGCGGCCCTGTCGGTGCCTGCCGCCGAGGGCGCATCGAGCGAGGTAGATGGCCGGGACGCCCGCCCCGAGGCATCCGGCCGCTCGCACGCGGAGGTCGCCGTGGCGACGCGGGGCGCGACCCTGACCGCAACCCTCGCCACGTGCCTCGCGCTCACCTGGCTCAACCCGCACGTCTACCTCGACACCGTGTTCCTGCTCGGAACGATCGCGAACACGCACGGCGACGGGCGCTGGGTGTTCGCGGCCGGCGCCGGCCTCGGCAGCATCGCCTGGTTCCTCGCGCTCGCCTACGGCGCTCGCCTGCTCGGCGGGGTGCTCGCGAGCCCGCGCGCCTGGCGGATCCTCGACGCCGTGATCGCCGTGGTGATGATCGCCCTCGGCATCTCCCTGGTCCTCCCCCACTGA
- a CDS encoding LysR family transcriptional regulator ArgP: MRIPLDLARTLAVVVAEGTFDAASRALAVTPSAVSQRIKALEQQLGRVLLVRSKPVRPTDAGAAIVRLARQLDLLEHEALAGFGLEAAPEHPISIPLAVNADSLGTWILPPLADIATRHPVVFDLYRDDQDFTAELLESGTVMAAITSQASPVAGCLVRPLGAMRYRAVATPAFAARWFADEGGRVDALNRAPVVDFDRRDDLQAAYARAVGADPAAAPRHYVPASNDFAIAVKLGLGWGMLPTFQCADELASGALVALGGPPFDVPLYWQQWNLRSPLLDGIADTVVAAARTALDPLG; encoded by the coding sequence ATGAGGATCCCGCTCGATCTCGCTCGCACCCTCGCCGTCGTGGTCGCCGAGGGCACGTTCGACGCGGCCTCGCGGGCACTCGCCGTCACGCCGTCCGCGGTCTCGCAGCGCATCAAGGCGCTCGAGCAGCAGCTCGGTCGCGTGCTCCTCGTGCGCAGCAAGCCCGTGCGGCCCACCGACGCCGGCGCCGCCATCGTGCGCCTCGCGCGTCAGCTCGACCTGCTCGAGCACGAGGCGCTCGCCGGATTCGGCCTCGAGGCCGCCCCGGAGCATCCGATCTCCATCCCCCTGGCGGTGAACGCCGACAGCCTCGGGACGTGGATCCTGCCGCCGCTCGCCGACATCGCCACGAGGCATCCGGTGGTCTTCGACCTCTACCGCGACGATCAGGACTTCACCGCCGAGCTGCTCGAATCGGGCACCGTGATGGCCGCGATCACCTCGCAGGCGTCGCCGGTTGCCGGATGTCTCGTGCGCCCGCTCGGCGCGATGCGCTACCGGGCGGTGGCGACGCCCGCCTTCGCCGCCCGCTGGTTCGCCGACGAGGGCGGCCGCGTCGACGCGCTGAACCGCGCGCCGGTCGTCGACTTCGACCGCCGCGACGACCTGCAGGCGGCGTACGCGCGGGCCGTCGGCGCCGACCCCGCCGCCGCGCCGCGGCACTACGTGCCGGCCTCGAACGACTTCGCGATCGCGGTGAAGCTCGGACTCGGCTGGGGCATGCTGCCGACGTTCCAGTGCGCCGACGAGCTCGCATCCGGGGCGCTCGTCGCGCTCGGCGGGCCGCCGTTCGATGTGCCCCTGTACTGGCAGCAGTGGAACCTCCGCTCGCCGCTGCTCGACGGCATCGCCGACACGGTCGTCGCGGCGGCCCGCACCGCCCTCGACCCGCTCGGCTAG
- a CDS encoding CsbD family protein, with amino-acid sequence MGADDRIKNTAEDLKGKAKEATGKVTDNERLEAEGKMDQAKADLKNAGEDVKDAFKH; translated from the coding sequence ATGGGTGCAGACGACCGGATCAAGAACACGGCCGAAGACCTCAAGGGCAAGGCGAAGGAGGCCACCGGTAAGGTGACCGACAACGAGCGGCTCGAGGCCGAGGGCAAGATGGACCAGGCCAAGGCGGATCTCAAGAACGCCGGCGAAGACGTCAAGGACGCCTTCAAGCACTGA
- a CDS encoding ATP-binding protein gives MSTEGELIRVTGSADETFLDDVHRALAELWQLAPANDEDRMLFELAVVEVATNIVQHGASDLGPVEARLDLEATDDDLIAVFRDSANPPILDLSRVAMPDTDAEAGRGLALALAALDELSHLTDEGNTWRLRRRRREPSAD, from the coding sequence ATGTCGACTGAGGGCGAACTGATCCGCGTGACCGGCAGCGCCGACGAGACCTTCCTCGACGACGTGCACCGCGCACTCGCCGAGCTCTGGCAGCTCGCCCCGGCGAACGACGAGGATCGGATGCTCTTCGAGCTCGCGGTCGTCGAGGTCGCGACCAACATCGTGCAGCATGGTGCCTCCGACCTCGGGCCTGTCGAGGCGCGACTGGACCTCGAGGCCACGGACGACGACCTGATCGCGGTGTTCCGCGACTCGGCGAATCCGCCCATCCTCGACCTGTCCCGAGTCGCCATGCCCGACACGGACGCCGAGGCCGGCCGTGGCCTCGCGCTCGCGCTCGCCGCCCTCGACGAACTCTCCCACCTCACCGACGAGGGGAACACATGGCGGTTGCGCCGACGTCGCCGCGAGCCATCCGCCGACTGA
- a CDS encoding STAS domain-containing protein, protein MKLTIDPGDAYAVIRPEGRITLSNAAVLRYAVDDLVQQGHARIVVDLDAVEFIDSSGLGALVGAHKTVQQAGGDLRLAAAPDQVRMVLRLTNLDQVLPNHPSAEAAFDVD, encoded by the coding sequence ATGAAACTCACGATCGACCCGGGAGACGCGTATGCCGTGATCCGCCCCGAGGGCCGCATCACCCTCTCGAACGCGGCCGTGCTGCGGTATGCGGTCGACGATCTCGTCCAGCAGGGGCACGCTCGCATCGTCGTCGACCTGGACGCGGTCGAGTTCATCGACTCGTCGGGGCTCGGCGCGCTGGTCGGCGCTCACAAGACGGTCCAGCAGGCGGGTGGCGACCTCCGGCTCGCTGCCGCGCCCGACCAGGTGCGCATGGTGCTGCGCCTGACGAATCTCGACCAGGTGCTGCCGAACCACCCTTCAGCAGAGGCGGCGTTCGATGTCGACTGA
- a CDS encoding PP2C family protein-serine/threonine phosphatase: MVDGGTVVLFDDDARQRAVEELGILDTPREERFDRVARLAHELFEVPMVSVTFLDGDRQFRKAEIGLGGREAAREQSFCDATVRGSGTLVVEDAATDPRFAENPFVVGEPNLRFYAGHPLQAPGGEQVGTLCIVDTAPRTMDSHERELLRDLAGWLQSELSRDDELDRASVVQRGLLPRTTPEMPGYEMAAISLAAGRVGGDFYDWYEVPGGMRFTVADVMGKGVGAAITAASVRAALHTSADRELVHAVERTTALLDQDLTEATTFVTLFHAELEARTGRMRFVDAGHNLVGVLRADGEWAALHSDGLPLGMSFGDRKAAGEIVLDPGDAVLCCSDGLLDLLGDHPLQQMLEVARTSRPDDCVATVRRIADGRSLPDDVTAVVIRRLPDARTEHA, from the coding sequence ATGGTGGATGGGGGAACCGTCGTCCTGTTCGATGACGACGCACGGCAGCGTGCTGTCGAGGAGCTCGGCATCCTCGACACCCCGCGTGAGGAACGCTTCGACCGGGTCGCCCGGCTCGCGCACGAGCTGTTCGAGGTCCCGATGGTCAGTGTCACCTTCCTCGACGGCGACCGCCAGTTCCGTAAGGCGGAGATCGGGCTGGGCGGGCGGGAAGCCGCGCGAGAGCAGTCCTTCTGCGATGCCACCGTGCGAGGCAGCGGCACACTCGTCGTCGAGGACGCGGCGACGGACCCGCGGTTCGCCGAGAACCCGTTCGTCGTGGGCGAGCCGAATCTGCGCTTCTACGCCGGGCATCCGTTGCAAGCCCCCGGCGGAGAACAGGTGGGCACGCTCTGCATCGTCGACACCGCCCCCCGCACCATGGACTCGCACGAGCGCGAGCTGCTGCGCGACCTCGCGGGCTGGCTGCAGTCGGAGCTCAGTCGCGACGACGAGCTCGACCGGGCCTCCGTCGTCCAGCGCGGCTTGCTGCCGAGGACGACACCCGAGATGCCCGGGTACGAGATGGCCGCGATCAGCCTCGCCGCAGGTCGCGTCGGCGGCGACTTCTACGACTGGTACGAGGTGCCGGGCGGCATGCGGTTCACCGTCGCCGACGTGATGGGCAAGGGCGTCGGCGCGGCGATCACCGCCGCGAGCGTCCGCGCGGCACTGCACACCTCGGCCGACCGTGAGCTCGTGCACGCGGTCGAGCGCACCACGGCGCTGCTCGACCAGGACCTCACCGAGGCCACGACCTTCGTCACCCTCTTCCACGCCGAGCTCGAGGCGCGAACCGGCCGCATGCGCTTCGTCGATGCCGGCCACAACCTCGTCGGTGTGCTCCGCGCCGACGGCGAGTGGGCGGCGCTGCACTCCGATGGGCTGCCGCTCGGCATGTCGTTCGGCGACCGCAAGGCGGCGGGCGAGATCGTCCTGGATCCTGGTGACGCCGTGCTGTGCTGCAGCGACGGTCTGCTCGACCTGCTCGGCGACCACCCTCTGCAACAGATGCTTGAGGTGGCACGTACCAGTCGGCCCGACGACTGCGTGGCGACCGTCCGGCGCATCGCCGACGGCCGGTCGCTGCCCGACGACGTCACGGCCGTCGTCATCCGGCGCCTCCCCGACGCGAGAACGGAGCACGCATGA
- a CDS encoding response regulator transcription factor: MTEDDPIRVVLADDEHLLRMALAALLPMDGGIQVVAQASNGMEAVAATLEHRPDVLVIDLEMPGMDGLEAVAEIRASLPDQRVLMLTRHARPGVLRRALKFGVLGFMSKSADPEEIADVLRELRTGRRWIAHDVLEASVVDDSPLTERELDVLRETREGYSVKDIARRLYLAPGTVRNYLSSAMQKSGTSTRHDAARVARDRGWL; encoded by the coding sequence ATGACTGAGGACGATCCGATCCGCGTGGTGCTGGCCGACGACGAGCACCTCCTGCGCATGGCGCTCGCCGCGCTGCTCCCCATGGATGGTGGCATTCAGGTCGTCGCCCAGGCCTCGAACGGCATGGAAGCCGTGGCGGCGACGCTCGAGCACCGGCCTGACGTCCTCGTCATCGACCTGGAGATGCCGGGCATGGACGGCCTCGAGGCCGTCGCCGAGATCCGGGCGAGCCTGCCTGATCAGCGCGTGCTGATGCTCACCAGGCACGCGCGGCCCGGCGTGCTTCGACGCGCGCTCAAGTTCGGGGTGCTCGGGTTCATGAGCAAGAGCGCCGACCCCGAAGAGATCGCCGACGTGCTGCGCGAGCTGCGCACCGGGCGACGGTGGATTGCCCACGATGTGCTCGAAGCATCCGTCGTCGACGATTCGCCGCTGACCGAACGCGAGCTCGACGTGCTCCGTGAGACGCGCGAGGGCTACTCGGTCAAGGACATCGCGCGCAGGCTCTACCTCGCCCCCGGCACGGTGCGCAACTACCTCTCGAGCGCGATGCAGAAGAGCGGCACCTCGACCCGGCATGACGCCGCTCGGGTCGCGCGCGACCGCGGCTGGCTCTGA
- a CDS encoding histidine kinase, which translates to MNVDDQDHARDDSPSVIRMRRLAMITAVAAIAPLSIVGVALTASTWWDGLIISLSFLLTLGLLREWSLDGYPRRALLALGITAAAWIMGALGVSSPLSFLPVALVGALLLARTRRRMVWIPVFAFGVAAVGAGAFVFNEASGELAAAYLLTPFVGTLFISGVVLISEQVWLVARRLERAQDAEAQLAVASERVRFAGDLHDIQGHSLHVIKLKAALAGRLVRVEPERAEQELGEIRRLADEAITETRALAYARIELNLSAELENAKRLCEAAGFAVDARFDPGSGAHPHPLLAQVLREATTNLLRHAHPTTVTITASPIMVEVVNDGAHSGADNPLRGLARLRERVEEAGGSLHFGHASGRFTVLVELDPVNGREEARRDD; encoded by the coding sequence TTGAACGTCGACGATCAGGACCACGCGCGGGACGACTCCCCGAGCGTCATCCGCATGCGCCGGCTCGCCATGATCACCGCGGTGGCCGCGATCGCGCCGCTGAGCATCGTGGGCGTCGCGCTCACGGCGAGCACCTGGTGGGACGGGCTGATCATCTCACTCAGCTTCCTGCTTACGCTCGGACTGCTGCGCGAATGGAGCCTCGACGGCTACCCGCGGCGGGCGCTGCTCGCACTCGGCATCACCGCTGCCGCGTGGATCATGGGCGCGCTGGGCGTCTCCAGCCCGCTCAGCTTCCTCCCCGTGGCTCTGGTCGGCGCGCTCCTGCTCGCACGAACGAGGCGGCGGATGGTGTGGATCCCCGTCTTCGCGTTCGGGGTCGCGGCTGTCGGCGCCGGAGCGTTCGTCTTCAACGAGGCGAGCGGGGAGCTCGCGGCTGCGTATCTGCTCACCCCGTTCGTCGGCACGCTCTTCATCTCCGGGGTGGTGCTCATCAGCGAGCAGGTGTGGCTCGTGGCTCGTCGCCTGGAACGCGCGCAAGACGCCGAAGCCCAGCTTGCGGTCGCCAGCGAGCGGGTGCGCTTCGCCGGCGACCTGCACGACATCCAGGGCCACTCGCTGCACGTGATCAAGCTCAAGGCCGCGCTCGCCGGCCGCCTGGTCCGCGTCGAGCCCGAGCGGGCGGAGCAGGAGCTCGGCGAGATCCGGCGACTGGCCGATGAGGCGATCACCGAGACCCGAGCGCTCGCCTACGCACGCATCGAACTGAATCTGTCGGCGGAGCTCGAGAACGCGAAACGGCTCTGCGAAGCCGCCGGATTCGCCGTCGACGCGCGATTCGACCCCGGGAGCGGTGCGCACCCGCATCCGCTGCTGGCCCAGGTGCTGCGTGAGGCCACCACCAACCTCCTCCGGCACGCGCACCCGACGACGGTGACGATCACGGCGTCGCCGATCATGGTGGAGGTCGTCAACGACGGCGCGCACAGCGGCGCGGACAACCCGCTTCGCGGACTCGCGCGGCTTCGCGAGCGCGTCGAGGAAGCCGGCGGCTCGCTGCACTTCGGGCACGCATCGGGCCGGTTCACGGTACTGGTGGAGCTCGATCCGGTGAACGGGCGCGAGGAGGCGAGGCGGGATGACTGA
- a CDS encoding pyridoxal phosphate-dependent aminotransferase, translating into MTSRARLSARIAAIAESATLKVDAKAKALQADGRPVISYAAGEPDFATPAHIVEAALAATRDPKNYRYTPAAGLPDLREAIAAKTLRDSGLAATASQVVVTNGGKQAVYQAFQVLLDDGDEVLVPTPYWTTYPEAIKLAGGRQVDVFAGADQGYLVTVEQLEAARTERTKVLLFVSPSNPTGAVYPPEQVRAIGEWALEHGIWVISDEIYQNLTYADDVDGTPPRALSVVEAVPELADQTILVNGVAKTYAMTGWRLGWMVGPADVIKGAANLQSHLSSNVSNISQRAAIAALTGPQDEVEAMRRAFDRRRRTIVAELSKIEGVTVPVPQGAFYAYPDVSGLLGRDWNGVTPTTSLELADLMLEQADVAAVPGEAFGPSGYLRFSYALGDAPLLEGIQRLQRLFG; encoded by the coding sequence GTGACCAGCCGAGCCCGCCTCTCCGCCAGAATCGCCGCCATCGCCGAGTCCGCCACGCTCAAGGTCGACGCGAAGGCGAAGGCCCTGCAGGCCGATGGGCGACCCGTCATCTCGTACGCCGCAGGCGAACCCGACTTCGCGACCCCCGCGCACATCGTCGAGGCCGCGCTCGCCGCGACGCGCGACCCCAAGAACTACCGGTACACGCCCGCCGCGGGCCTGCCGGACCTCCGCGAGGCGATCGCGGCGAAGACGCTGCGCGACTCCGGTCTCGCCGCCACGGCGAGCCAGGTCGTGGTGACCAACGGCGGCAAGCAGGCCGTGTACCAGGCGTTCCAGGTGCTGCTCGACGACGGCGACGAGGTGCTCGTCCCGACGCCGTACTGGACCACCTACCCCGAGGCGATCAAGCTCGCCGGCGGCCGGCAGGTCGACGTCTTCGCGGGCGCCGACCAGGGCTACCTCGTCACGGTCGAGCAGCTCGAGGCGGCGCGCACCGAGCGCACCAAGGTACTGCTCTTCGTCTCGCCCTCCAACCCGACCGGCGCGGTGTACCCGCCCGAGCAGGTGCGGGCGATCGGCGAGTGGGCGCTCGAGCACGGCATCTGGGTCATCTCCGACGAGATCTACCAGAACCTCACCTATGCCGACGACGTCGACGGCACCCCGCCGCGCGCGCTGTCGGTGGTCGAGGCGGTCCCCGAGCTCGCCGACCAGACCATCCTCGTCAACGGCGTCGCGAAGACCTACGCGATGACCGGCTGGCGTCTCGGCTGGATGGTCGGGCCCGCCGACGTCATCAAGGGCGCCGCGAACCTGCAGTCCCACCTGTCGTCGAACGTCTCGAACATCTCGCAGCGCGCCGCGATCGCAGCCCTCACGGGCCCGCAAGACGAGGTCGAGGCGATGCGCCGGGCGTTCGACCGGCGACGCCGCACGATCGTCGCCGAGCTCTCGAAGATCGAGGGCGTGACGGTCCCGGTTCCGCAGGGCGCGTTCTACGCGTATCCGGATGTCTCGGGCCTGCTCGGTCGCGACTGGAACGGCGTGACGCCGACGACCTCGCTCGAGCTCGCCGACCTCATGCTCGAACAGGCCGATGTCGCGGCGGTTCCGGGCGAGGCGTTCGGCCCCAGCGGCTACCTGCGGTTCAGCTACGCGCTCGGCGACGCGCCCCTGCTCGAGGGCATCCAGCGCCTGCAGCGCCTGTTCGGCTGA
- the secE gene encoding preprotein translocase subunit SecE — translation MARKVIDEPSEDVVANAKRERAARRNPFARIALFIRQVFGELKKVVTPTRRELINFTIVVLIFVIIMMAIVYGLDQLFGLLVLYVFGTPGV, via the coding sequence GTGGCTCGGAAAGTCATCGACGAACCCAGTGAGGATGTCGTCGCCAACGCCAAGCGCGAACGCGCGGCGCGGCGTAATCCGTTTGCTCGGATCGCGCTGTTCATCCGGCAGGTCTTCGGCGAGCTCAAGAAGGTCGTCACGCCGACGCGGCGTGAGCTGATCAACTTCACGATCGTGGTGCTCATCTTCGTCATCATCATGATGGCGATCGTGTACGGGCTGGATCAGTTGTTCGGCCTGTTGGTGCTGTACGTCTTCGGGACGCCGGGCGTCTGA
- the nusG gene encoding transcription termination/antitermination protein NusG yields MTKYERDDVDWATAAEQSSEVDEVQEGLSSEHDEESVDPAEQRAVHVVDDEGNDVDLDAVLDAMAEASDPEADAVVDDALEIDSVEEAEAAVEAVEEEEELAEEADPYEEFRAELRFLPGKWYVIHSYAGFERRVKANIEQRRESMAMADYIYQVEVPMEDVVEIKNGQRKMVTRVRIPGYVLVRMELNEESWSVIRHTPGVTGFVGNAHNPTPLRFEEAFGMLKSLVEPKDVPAAKSGAKASAGSAGAARVVPAEVDFEIGETITIKDGSFAGLPGTINEIKPESGKLTVLVSLFERETPVELSFDQVTKL; encoded by the coding sequence GTGACGAAGTACGAGCGCGACGACGTCGACTGGGCGACTGCCGCCGAGCAGTCGTCAGAGGTCGACGAGGTCCAGGAGGGGCTGTCCTCCGAGCACGACGAGGAGTCCGTCGACCCCGCCGAGCAGCGCGCCGTCCACGTCGTCGACGACGAGGGGAACGACGTCGACCTCGACGCGGTGCTCGACGCGATGGCCGAGGCCAGCGACCCCGAGGCTGACGCCGTCGTCGACGACGCCCTCGAGATCGATTCGGTCGAGGAGGCCGAGGCCGCCGTCGAGGCCGTCGAAGAAGAGGAAGAGCTGGCCGAAGAGGCCGACCCGTATGAGGAGTTCCGCGCCGAACTGCGGTTCCTCCCTGGCAAGTGGTACGTCATCCACTCCTACGCGGGCTTCGAGCGCCGGGTGAAGGCGAACATCGAGCAGCGGCGTGAGTCGATGGCGATGGCCGACTACATCTACCAGGTCGAGGTCCCCATGGAGGACGTCGTCGAGATCAAGAACGGCCAGCGCAAGATGGTCACGCGCGTGCGCATCCCCGGCTACGTGCTGGTGCGCATGGAGCTGAACGAGGAGAGCTGGTCCGTCATCCGGCACACCCCCGGTGTCACCGGCTTCGTGGGCAACGCCCACAACCCGACGCCGCTGCGCTTCGAGGAGGCCTTCGGCATGCTGAAGAGCCTCGTCGAGCCGAAGGACGTGCCGGCGGCCAAGTCCGGCGCCAAGGCGAGTGCCGGTTCGGCCGGCGCCGCGCGCGTCGTCCCCGCCGAGGTCGACTTCGAGATCGGCGAGACCATCACGATCAAGGACGGCTCGTTCGCGGGCCTGCCCGGCACGATCAACGAGATCAAGCCCGAGAGCGGCAAGCTCACCGTGCTCGTCTCGCTCTTCGAGCGCGAGACCCCGGTCGAGCTCAGCTTCGACCAGGTCACAAAGCTCTAG
- the rplK gene encoding 50S ribosomal protein L11 → MAPKKKVTGLIKLQINAGAANPAPPIGPALGQHGVNIMEFCKAYNAATESQRGNVIPVEITVYEDRSFTFILKTPPAAELIKKAAGVAKGSGVPHTTKVGKISNDQVRAIAEQKMADLNANDLDAASKIIAGTARSMGITVE, encoded by the coding sequence ATGGCACCGAAGAAGAAGGTCACTGGTCTGATCAAGCTTCAGATCAACGCCGGCGCCGCCAACCCCGCACCGCCCATCGGTCCGGCGCTTGGTCAGCACGGCGTGAACATCATGGAGTTCTGCAAGGCCTACAACGCGGCGACCGAGTCGCAGCGCGGCAATGTGATCCCCGTCGAGATCACGGTCTACGAAGACCGCTCGTTCACCTTCATCCTGAAGACCCCGCCCGCCGCCGAGCTCATCAAGAAGGCCGCCGGCGTCGCCAAGGGCTCTGGCGTCCCGCACACCACCAAGGTCGGCAAGATCTCGAACGACCAGGTGCGCGCCATCGCCGAGCAGAAGATGGCCGACCTCAACGCGAACGACCTCGACGCCGCGTCGAAGATCATCGCGGGCACCGCCCGCTCGATGGGCATCACGGTCGAGTAA